From the Solanum stenotomum isolate F172 chromosome 4, ASM1918654v1, whole genome shotgun sequence genome, one window contains:
- the LOC125862427 gene encoding lycopene epsilon cyclase, chloroplastic has product MECVGAQNVGAMAVFTRPRLKPLVGRRIMPRKNQSFWPMSSMQVKCNSSSGSESCVVDKEDFADEEDYIKAGGSQLVFVQMQQKKDMDQQSKLSDELRQISAGQTVLDLVVIGCGPAGLALAAESAKLGLNVGLVGPDLPFTNNYGVWEDEFKDLGLQACIEHVWRDTIVYLDDDDPILIGRAYGRVSRHLLHEELLKRCVEAGVLYLNSKVDRIVEATNGQSLVECEGDVVIPCRFVTVASGAASGKFLQYELGGPRVSVQTAYGVEVEVDNNPYDPSLMVFMDYRDYVRHDAQSLEAKYPTFLYAMPMSPTRVFFEETCLASKDAMPFDLLKKKLMLRLNTLGVRIKEIYEEEWSYIPVGGSLPNTEQKTLAFGAAASMVHPATGYSVVRSLSEAPKCASVLANILRQNQMKNMLTSSSIPSISTQAWNTLWPQERKRQRSFFLFGLALILQLDIEGIRSFFRAFFRVPKWMWQGFLGSSLSSADLMLFAFYMFVIAPNDMRKGLIRHLLSDPTGATLIRTYLTF; this is encoded by the exons ATGGAGTGTGTTGGAGCTCAAAATGTTGGAGCAATGGCGGTTTTTACGCGTCCGAGATTGAAACCATTAGTTGGGAGGAGAATTATGCCAAGAAAAAATCAATCTTTTTGGCCTATGAGTAGTATGCAAGTGAAATGTAATAGTAGTAGTGGAAGTGAGAGTTGTGTAGTTGATAAAGAAGATTTTGCTGATGAAGAAGATTATATAAAAGCCGGTGGTTCGCAACTTGTTTTTGTTCAAATGCAGCAGAAAAAAGATATGGATCAGCAGTCTAAGCTTTCTGATGAG TTGCGACAAATATCAGCTGGACAAACTGTACTGGATTTAGTGGTTATTGGCTGTGGTCCTGCTGGTCTTGCTCTTGCCGCGGAGTCTGCTAAATTGGGGTTGAATGTGGGGCTTGTTGGGCCTGATCTTCCTTTCACAAATAACTATGGCGTATGGGAGGATGAGTTCAAAG atCTTGGTCTTCAAGCCTGCATTGAACATGTTTGGCGGGATACCATTGTATATcttgatgatgatgatcctattCTTATTGGCCGTGCCTATGGAAGAGTTAGTCGCCATTTACTGCATGAGGAGTTACTCAAAAG GTGTGTGGAGGCAGGTGTTTTGTATCTAAACTCGAAAGTGGATAGGATTGTTGAGGCCACAAATGGCCAGAGTCTTGTAGAGTGCGAGGGTGATGTTGTGATTCCCTGCAG GTTTGTGACTGTCGCATCGGGAGCAGCCTCGGGGAAATTCTTGCAGTATGAGTTGGGAGGTCCTAGAGTTTCTGTTCAAACAGCCTATGGAGTGGAAGTTGAG GTCGATAACAATCCATATGACCCGAGCCTGATGGTTTTCATGGATTATAGAGACTATGTCAGACACGACGCTCAATCTTTAGAAGCTAAATATCCAACATTTCTCTATGCAATGCCCATGTCTCCAACACGTGTCTTTTTCGAG GAAACTTGTTTGGCTTCAAAAGATGCAATGCCATTCGATCTGTTAAAGAAAAAACTGATGTTACGATTGAACACCCTTGGTGTAAGAATTAAAGAAATTTACGAGGAG GAATGGTCTTATATACCGGTTGGTGGATCTTTGCCAAATACAGAACAAAAGACTCTTGCATTTGGTGCTGCTGCTAGCATGGTTCATCCAGCCACAG GTTATTCAGTTGTTAGATCACTGTCCGAAGCTCCAAAATGCGCCTCCGTACTTGCAAATATTTTACGACAAAATCAAATGAAGAACATGCTTACTAGTTCAAGTATCCCTAGTATTTCAACTCAAG CTTGGAACACCCTTTGGCCACAAGAACGAAAACGACAAAgatcatttttcctttttgggcTGGCACTCATATTGCAGCTGGATATTGAGGGGATAAGGTCATTTTTCCGCGCATTCTTCCGTGTGCCAAAATG GATGTGGCAGGGATTTCTTGGTTCAAGTCTTTCTTCAGCAGACCTCATGTTATTTGCCTTCTACATGTTTGTTATTGCACCAAATGACATGAGAAAAGGCTTAATCAGACATCTTTTATCTGATCCTACTGGTGCAACATTGATAAGAACTTATCTTACATTTTAG